A region of the Vigna unguiculata cultivar IT97K-499-35 chromosome 9, ASM411807v1, whole genome shotgun sequence genome:
CTTTGGAAGTTTTTTCGTTACCATTAAACCCTAAAGGAATGGTACAAGTTTAGCACCCTAACACCAGACCCCATTTGATATTGATGTGCAAAAAGTAATGGGTAGGTCACTATGTAATACATCAGGGGTCACTCACTAATGCAGTCACTATTATCATGTGTGTGAGGGGGGCACTTGTGGGCCAATTATTCCATAGGAATTTTTCTTATGAGTAAATATACCTTCCATACATGTTTTTTAGGTATTCCTAGATagtataaatgttttagttgtgGACTTCCTTACAATAGAGCAATGTGAAAAATGTTCAAGGTAGGTCACCACTTAATAAGTCAATGGTCACCAATAATTCCATGcagaatttataatatatatatatatatatatatatatatatatatatatatatatatatatatataaagttggATTTCGTGGACCAATTATCtcacaacaatttttattaggtTCAATATACGTTGCAGACATGCTTTGAAGGTCATGTGAGTCACTGTGAATGATGTACAAGTTTAGCATCCTAACCACATACCCCATTTGATATTGATGTGCAAAAATTAATGGACAAGTCAACATGTAATACATCAAGGGTTAATGCAACCATTGTTATCATGTGTGTTAGGTGAGAGTTGTGGGTCAATTATTCCATACCAATTTCTATTAGGAGTAAATATGCCTTCCAGACATGTTATTGAGGTCTTCATAGACAACAAACATGTTTTAGTTGTCGACTTCCTTACAACAGAGCAGTGGTGAAACGAATGTGCAAAAGGTTCAAGGCAAGTCACCACTTAATAAGTCAGTGGTCACCAATTATTCCATGCAGAATTGATACATATATATAAGATGGATTTCATGGACCAATTatctcacaatttttattaggtttaatATACGTTGCAGACATGCTTTGAAGGTCATATGAGTCATTGTGAATGTTGTACAAGTTTAGCACCCTAACCACAGACCCCATTTGATATTGATGTGCAAAAAGTAATGGGTAGGTCACTACGTAATACATCAGGGATGACCAGTTAATACAACCAGTTATCACATGTGTTAGGTGGGAGTTGTGGGTCAATTATTCCACACGAATTTCTCTGAGGAGTAAATATACCTTCCATACATTTTATTGAGGTCTTCCTAGACAGTAAACATGTTTTAGTTGTGAACTTCCTTACAACAGAGCAATGGTGAAACAGGTGTGCAAAAAGTTCAAGGCAGGTCACCACTTAATAAGTTAGTGGTCATCAGTTATTCCATGCAGAATTGATACATATATATAAGCTGGATTTCGTGGACTAATTATCTCGcaacaatttttattaggtTCAATATACATTGCAGACATGCTTTGAAGGTCATGTGAGTCATTGTGAATGGTGTAGGAGTTTAGCACCCTAACTGCATACCCCATTTGATATTGATGTGCAAAAATTGATGGTCAAGTCACTAAGTAATACATCATGGGTGACTAGTTAATGCAACCACAATTATCACGTGTGTTAGGTGAGAGTTGTGGGTCAATTATTCCACACCAATTTCTCTTAGGAGTAAATATACCTTCCATACATGTTATTGAGGTCTTCCTAGACAGTAAACATGCTTTAGTTGTGGACTTCCTTACAATAGAGAAGTGGTGAAACTAATGTGCAAAACGTTCAAGGCAGGTCACCACTTAATAAGTTAGTGGTCACCAGTTATTCCAtgcagaatatatatatatatatatatatatatatatatatatatatatatatatatatatatatatatatatatatatatatatatataatgtgtgtgtgtgagtgagagagagagagagagctaGATTTCGTGGACCAATTATCTCGcaacaatttttattaggtTCAATATTCGTTGTAGACATGCTTTGAATGTCATGTAGTCACTGTGAATGGTGTACAAGTTTAGTGTCGTAACCACATACCCCATTTGATATTGATGTGCAAAAAGTAATGGACAGGTCAACATGTAATACATCAGGGGTGACCAGTTAATGCAACCACTATTATCATGTGTGAGCTGGGGAGTTGTGGGCCAATTTTTCCACACCAATTTCTCttataagtatattttagtGACTGGAGTCAATTTTGGTGGAGCCTTTAGcgagaatataaataaaaaaaagaatcaaaatggAACACAATATCCACCACACTACATCCTAGAGCCTCCTCTTTCTTGGCCTTCGAAAATCTGCACTTCTTCGTCTCATAATTGGAGCTGAAGAGGGAGATCTATTGTTGCGTTTGGATATTTTAGGAATAAAGAACAAAACTTTGAAGAAATCTTTGAGTTTCAGTGAATTTCGTAGGTACGATGGAGTTTGGAAGGATTCCAACACCATTCTCAATGATTTGCGAATGGGTTTTTTCCAAAACCGCTTTTGGCCATTTTGTTTCACTTTCACGGCTTGAAAAAgttaacattaattaacttCTATTTCCCTCACGTGACACACTCTCTTttgcaagtaaaaaaaaattaaaaattactttccaCGTCAGGGAGTAACATAGTAGTCAAATTTTAGTGGTCATTTAATCATTATCCGTAAATAATATTGAGGTGGTGCCTGACTCATACGAGGTACAGGTCCCACAAACTTGACAACACTGCAAAGattcacaaaaaaatattccacagaataatattttattcagaTTCTAATTGAATCTTTCTTCATTACACGCAAATGGTAGTATACATCAGCGTCAGCATTAAATATCATCTTGTGGTAGGGCCACAAGAAATGTCCGCCACTAATGCATTCCCAACCATACTATAAACTTTCCTCTTATTGGCCCCATTTATTTATGCATTATACCATGGTTAATTAACTCCATAAGATCAACTACTCTAAGCCAAAGAGTGACACATATTAAACTGTTTTTTTTACCCTTGGTTTAACATTAATGATGCCAAACCAAGACCAAAAAGAAAAGAGGACAAATTAACAGAGAACAAGTGCGTAAGATCCACCAAGAAGAAAATAACTCAATCATTAAAAACTCCTTCACACGTCATCTTTGGTCCCTTGTTTAAGAATTTGGGACACTCGAGTTGCAACTTCACCTCCAAAGTACCTTCCCCTTTTTCTCAAGGGTTGCAACTTGCAAGGTCCCATCTCTTTTCTTCCACCATTGTTTCTTATAATAGAAGCACTAACAAGTTTCTCCACACACACAGGGTAAGTGGCTTTCTTGGTGCTTCTTCAAGCTCCTACTTGGAGCGCACACAGACCAAGACAAGTTCCATACCAGATACTCAAAAAGTTCCCCCCTCTAGCTGTAATTAAATACATAAGAAACAAAGTTCTAGTTTCTATTTATACCACcattaacatatatattatCCTGACGGAGAACACAAGAAGGACAATTCAATGGAGGCTAAGAACAAGATGTCTGAGGTGCTGCCGTTCATAATCATGGTGGTTATGGAAGGTTGGACCATAGGGCTCACCATTTTTGCAAAAACTGCAATAACTAATGGAATGAGCCCATTTGTGTTCATAGTTTATACCAATGCTTTGGCCACTATACTACTGTTCCCTTCTTCCTTTTTATCACACCAAGAGGACAGGTCCTTCTCTTCCTCCTTCCCTTCTCCTTGTGTTGCTAGCTAGTGAAGTTTCTTGCATGGAGGTTTTGTTTTGGTTCTGATCTTCAGTATTCTCTCTTCTGCACAGAAAGCAGCGCCAAACTTTTACTTTCTCTTTGTTCATGCGATTCTTGTTCATCGGTTTAATAGGGTACATACACATAaacattctctctctctttcttgtTAACCTACTTGTGGTCTTTGAATGGTTGTAACAATTGCTGAAGATAAGTAGTATTCATATTTGTAACATTTGATTACATTAATGGATTTTGCAGGGTAACCATGACTCAGGCCTTTTTATTTCTGGGTCTAAGCTATAGTTCGCCAATACTTGTGTGTGCCATGAGCCACTTGTTCCCAACGTTTAATTTTCTGCTCTCTCTCATTCTCAGGTTCCACATCATCAAAACTCAGTAATTTGCTTGTCTATTCATTTTTGCCATTGTGTCCATTTTCCATCTATTGTAATGTATCCAAATATTTCGAGAGAGTGAAGGTGAAACTAAATATGCTTTAAGCTAAATCGGAATTGTTATCGATCTTTCATTTCTGATCCCTGTTTTGCATAattattctttcaattttagttcacaaaattgaaaaaaataaaataataatatatcatttttacCGTATTCTTAATTCTAAgaatgttttatttctttttattgcaGTTTGATTGAACccttaaatttatcatattcaTTTAAGATGCAACCAtgatttgattaattaattaaagtaaaaaaaaaaaaaaaaaggtgtacAAAATTgagaattgaaataaaattgtaaagttTTAGATTctgaaaactaaaattatagacaaaataaaaataccaaaatggtaaacttaaaataaagagcacttaaattaattatattaaaaaactgATATCTGAGTGAGTGTATGTAAACAATATTATCTAATCTTTAAGATTGTGCTTTAAGATATTATTAgttgaaaatataaacaaaataaaactaaaattgtgaattatttttcaagagTTAGCTATAGATGTAATAAGTTTATACTGTTTATTTCAGGAAGACAGAGTTGAATCTGAGAAGCCCTGGTATCCAAGTCCAAGTGATTGGTGTGTTGGTATCAATAATGGGAGCAGTGGTAGTTGAATTCTACAAGGGACCACTCGTAAGACCTTCTTCTCACCACCTTCGACAAACTAAGCAacttcttctcttctcctcAACACCAGAATTTTGGCTTCTTGGTGGCGCTTTGCTTGCTGCAGCTTCCTTCTCCCTTTCGATTTCCAACTTCATCCAGGTATACtccttttaatgtttttttctttttccttctattCTTAAAATCATGTTTTCCCTCTGATGAAAATTGTGGTGATTAaagtttatttcttttctttccaccTATTAGAAAGAAACTCTAGAGCAATATCCGGAACCAATGAAGATGGTTTCTTATTCTAGCTTAATTGGAATGATCCTCTGTGCAATAGTATCGTGTATCATTGAGAGGGACATAAATGCTTGGAAGATAAAACGTAATAAGGACCTTATTCTCATTGTTCTAACTGTGAGTATCGACACATATATATTGAATATCATTTTGATATGCAGAATTAATAACAGCAAAACATAATTATGTGCTGCTGATGAGAAATATTTAACAGGCACTAGTAGGAGGTGTGATTCGTCCAAATATTCAAGTATGGTTAACTCGCACGAAGGGTCCACTTTATGTGCCACTTTTCAAGCCCTTTGGTATTGCATTTGCCACTACTTTTGCAGTTTGCTTCTTTTCTAACAGCCTTCATTATGGAAGGTATTTGGACTAAAATCGAATTCATGCCCAGATGcatatttttatacaatataaaaattttggttcctaatttttaaaaaaataaaattgtgcaGTGTTATAGGAACAACTATACTTGGAATGGGGTATTATACAGTAATATATGGACAAGTGAAAGGAAACGAGGAAGAGACAAACTGTGACGATAGCTCAGAATCCTTGGACAAGAAGAtacctcttctgccagaaaagATGGAAGTGTgaccaaaattttgaaagattCTAACTGTATATAAATCATGAAACATGTAAATACCATAAAAACAAGGTGATTAAAATCATTGCATTTTCGTTGTAAAATATCCGTGAATATAAAACACAGTGTACATGTATCTCGATGTATGAGTTTTGGAATGATAAAATTTGATGATATAGTTATATAAAAGAAGTCATCAAATCAGGCTAATACTTAAAAAATGGAAATTCatattttgattactaaattttaataatttttttataattttaaatattttctttttaagtgatttttttttattttcaatattcaaaaattatttaaaagatcaCCTCTCATGTTAtaaaacaaagtttttaaaatttaataattaaattatcatttttcttaaaagcAAGTGTACAAAGAAGAAGGAAAGTTCATATCATGTCAGTAGAAGTTTTGCATGTACTGATATAATTGTGATGGACTTTCTTTTGATCGAAAAAGACAATCAAAATTATCTTTTCCacgaaaaatttaaacaaactggaaaaatatgaattaaactgagtgatattttataaaatcaaaagcTAAAGTAAAAGTTTCCTAAATCAGTATAAGTTGCTGTCAGTGTAACGGTACATGTCagtattaacaaatttacaattaCAATTCATTCATAAATGTTTTATAACAtgttttttaagataattaaacaaaaaatagtcTACATTTAACAAGTTGCTGCTTACTTAACTCTCAACaaaatgtttgttttatttaagaATGAAACGAAATTGCAACTTTTTAATGGAAATTGCGGTTGAAAAGCTAAGTTTTCtcaaattaataacaaataaaagttGTCTGCTGTTATTCCTACGAAAAAAATCAGTTCTACACAATCAGACGAATCACACGAAAAACAAATCAGACGAAAAATTTAGTGAAAcgatatttttaatacattttattatggATAAATTTTGTCAATTAAATTGTTGAATCATAATGATTGTATACATATAAAGTTGTTGGATAATGATTGCTTGATTGAATATTACTTGTATTCAAAGCGGTGCatcataaatttgaataaagtaGAATTCTAAAACAtcgattaaattttaattgcgtaaaatttagaaattgaaaacttttcataaaaataatttagcaGTTAAGTTAATAGATTtacacaaaatataattaaaaattaatttagtgaccaactttttaattagaaactaattaagaaatatttttttagtaataaaactttaatagtaactaatttagaaatcaatccattttaaaaattattttagatgaattataatttttttgaaatccattttaaaaattattttagatgaattataatttttttgaaattattttagttatcgataattttttatttataaattatatctaATTTGATAGttataatgattaataattatttttggtaCTAGCTAAGGATTTTGTAGTATTACTTGTTGTAAAAAGTTAGAAAGAAACAAATTAGgtatcaaaataaatacatttcaaGCTTTTATTTTGATAGactttaaattagtttaattattaaaatcttattttaattataatttttaaaatatctcatTGTATAATATGTTGACCGGATACCAGAAATTTATTAGAGTTTAATCGAATAAAAGCAACTTTAGTCgatatattatttaaagataGAAATGAGACAAAAATGAAGTAGgctgaaaagaaataagagtGAGAAAAATGATAGAAAGTTTGTGGCTTttaaattgaaagaaagaagaataaaagaaataaaaggctTAAGAAAATGGTAGTTTATACTTTACTAGTTTGGTTTCACagaaaattgaagagaaaaataacttattttttataaagacaCATTCACTGATGCATGTGATGTTATgagatagaaaataaataacaaaattagcATTGAAAGATTGAGTAGGTTCACACAAATAAACAAGCTCTCATTCCTTCCCTGCTTCCAACAAAAAGAAGAGATATTTAATAGATCCCACaggaatattttcatttattctcTACTTCTCTccttaaagaaataaaattatgtttatctCCCTCCcttcttaaatttaattcaatcaaacaaacacaaaaataatgaaacttttaatatattttcattttaaaattaaattttagcatTGTTAAAatctaacttttaattttaattttttaaatatcatagcaataaatattaatattttcaataattgaaatcttatttgtatattttttataataataaaactttaattaataataattaaggtctactttttattttataaattttatttgaatttaaaaacaaattcttCTCTAGTTTTCAACTTTTTGGGTTTTCCCAATTGGTTACTTcatttgaatttaataataatttttttttacttcccAATTCTTCtctagttttcattttttgcaTCGCAGATTCATCTTTtcgaaatatatttattttatatgtttctgAACGTGTATTTCGAAATGTAGTTTTAGATTCCAAAATATGTTTAGAAATATacataacaataatttttttttaaatatattttgagttgtataattcaaaaatatttttaggttgaaaatatgttttaaaatgaacattctaaaatacatttttttaaaaataagatgccgaaatatctttatctttttattataattttaatgaataaatttagatttatgaattttttgagggtgaagaaaaaaaagaagatactTGCAAAAACAGCcctttatataaacaaaaagacAAAAAGGTTTTTGTCTAAATATATTAGatcaaataaattaagttacttaaaatgattaaaatattaaaaattagtttaaatagataaaagaaatgcaagaatattcaatttaatatttcaaaattaaaaattgtaaaggacaaaaataaaaaaaattaaatatgttgttgaccttaactttaagtaaaaattgtaattaattaatttttgaaactttggtcTAATTTAATTCCCAATTCtaaaaatgtgtggatttagttcACTAAACCAAATTTcgttaagttaacattgaagaatctcatataattataaagttgaaaaactaaactgaaccaaaatttaaaaataaaataatttcgatttttactaaaaattaagagttaaaaatatatttaacttaattcaaaatatataaacaaaagaatgagataaaaataattatatatatatatataaaattattttatatatatgcatacaaaataggatatatatatatatatatatatatatatatatatatatatatatatatatatatatatatatatatatatatatatatatatatatatatatatatatatatatatatatatatatatatatatatccatttCGAATTACTCAACCCAAGCATAAgaattatttttgtcatcctAGTACTTCTCGGTGTTAGTCCCACTTTCATTTTGAGTTATAATTTGACGTCAAAATCTATCAGAAATTTCTATCCTGTGGTATTTAAGATGTTGTAATATATGCTGAATTCTTATCGATGAAAAAGGTTataataacttaatttaattgAGATAAAACTACGAGGTGTTACTTCTCTGCCtaggaaaatattaaatatatgcacttattatttttctctttctttattctctatctatcacattatttttatcttttatcttgtGTTATTGTAATgtctcatttaattattaagcgaaattaaaagaaaacgtCACACAATACAAGTACAAAAACGTAGTCCTGGGGTCTTTAACACCACCCCGACAAAActcaggcacaccacgatgccaaaggaaAGCTGAATACGAAAACAACATAGAGTGTAGCGTAGAAATACAGAaagagatacatgggccatgaccctaaataaaacacaaggaaaactccagcccagatggctaagcagcggaatctccattcgcttgttgaccaagagaacctcgcccatctgctcccatcaaccgagtcgatgatcatcgcaagaaagaagaaccacatacaaggcaaccatacaacaaacagggtaagctagaacCAACACATTCTTATCATACAGTCaattacattattatcattCCACATCCATATAGCAATCAAGCAtgtcatg
Encoded here:
- the LOC114162614 gene encoding WAT1-related protein At1g70260-like isoform X1, which produces MEAKNKMSEVLPFIIMVVMEGWTIGLTIFAKTAITNGMSPFVFIVYTNALATILLFPSSFLSHQEDRKQRQTFTFSLFMRFLFIGLIGVTMTQAFLFLGLSYSSPILVCAMSHLFPTFNFLLSLILRFHIIKTQKTELNLRSPGIQVQVIGVLVSIMGAVVVEFYKGPLVRPSSHHLRQTKQLLLFSSTPEFWLLGGALLAAASFSLSISNFIQKETLEQYPEPMKMVSYSSLIGMILCAIVSCIIERDINAWKIKRNKDLILIVLTALVGGVIRPNIQVWLTRTKGPLYVPLFKPFGIAFATTFAVCFFSNSLHYGSVIGTTILGMGYYTVIYGQVKGNEEETNCDDSSESLDKKIPLLPEKMEV
- the LOC114162614 gene encoding WAT1-related protein At1g70260-like isoform X3, which gives rise to MEAKNKMSEVLPFIIMVVMEGWTIGLTIFAKTAITNGMSPFVFIVYTNALATILLFPSSFLSHQEDRKQRQTFTFSLFMRFLFIGLIGVTMTQAFLFLGLSYSSPILVCAMSHLFPTFNFLLSLILRFHIIKTQKTELNLRSPGIQVQVIGVLVSIMGAVVVEFYKGPLVRPSSHHLRQTKQLLLFSSTPEFWLLGGALLAAASFSLSISNFIQKETLEQYPEPMKMVSYSSLIGMILCAIVSCIIERDINAWKIKRNKDLILIVLTALVGGVIRPNIQVWLTRTKGPLYVPLFKPFVL
- the LOC114162614 gene encoding WAT1-related protein At1g70260-like isoform X2 — protein: MEAKNKMSEVLPFIIMVVMEGWTIGLTIFAKTAITNGMSPFVFIVYTNALATILLFPSSFLSHQEDRKQRQTFTFSLFMRFLFIGLIGVTMTQAFLFLGLSYSSPILVCAMSHLFPTFNFLLSLILRKTELNLRSPGIQVQVIGVLVSIMGAVVVEFYKGPLVRPSSHHLRQTKQLLLFSSTPEFWLLGGALLAAASFSLSISNFIQKETLEQYPEPMKMVSYSSLIGMILCAIVSCIIERDINAWKIKRNKDLILIVLTALVGGVIRPNIQVWLTRTKGPLYVPLFKPFGIAFATTFAVCFFSNSLHYGSVIGTTILGMGYYTVIYGQVKGNEEETNCDDSSESLDKKIPLLPEKMEV